DNA from Acidobacteriota bacterium:
GAACGCTACGGCTGAGTTTCTGCATCGTCGGGTTCCTCTGGGTCGGCGCCGCAATCCCAGGCGGGCGCGTCACAGTGGGGAGGAGTGGGAAGATCGGCCGATCCTATCGCTTGACGCGGGCTTCGCGGGTGGGGGATCGTACGCTCCATGAACGCCGACGACTTCTTCGAACTGCTCTCCACCGCGCGTTCCGTGCGGCGCTACAGCCCCGAGCCGATCCCCGACGCGGACCTGGCGAAGATCCTCTACGCGGCGAGCCGGGCGCCGTCCGGTACGAACCGCCAGCCCTTCCGCTTCATCGTGTTGCGAGACGGGCCTCGCGCCCGGCGCGCCCGCCGGTTGCTGGGCGAGTCCTTCCGCCGCGGCTGGGCGCGGAAGACGGAGGAGGAGGGCTGGAATCGCGGATCGGCCGCCGATCCGGACTCGCCCAAGTCGAGAGTCAACCGGGCGATCCAGCACTACGTCGATCACTTCGAGCGGATCCCGGCGGTCATCATCGCCTGCTACGTCCGCTACCGGGCGCTGACCCACTCGGAGGGCGCTTCCGTCTTCCCAGCGTGCCAGAACCTGTTCCTCATGGCGAGGGCGCTGGGCTACGGTGCCTGCTACAGCGGCTGGCACCACGCGGTGGCCGGCGAGTTGCGGGAGATTCTGGAGATTCCGGACAACGTCGAGCTGTCGCTGACGATCACGATCGGCAAGCCCCTGGGGCGCCACGGTCCGCTACGGCGGCGGCCCATCCGGGACACCGTGTTCGACGATGGCTGGGAACAGGGCGCCGAGTGGATCACCGATCCTCCCGGCGCGCGCCTCTCGAAGCGTCGTTGACGCCTAACCTGCCGGCAGCGCGTAGGCGACCAGGGAGTGCTCCCGGCCGCGGTTGCCGACGGGCACGACGATGAACTGGCGACCGCCGACGACGTAGGTCATCGGGCCGCCTCCCGGGGTGTCGGGCAGCTCGGTGCGCCAGACCTCCTCGCCGGTCGCCTTGTCGAAGGCGTAGAGGAAACCGGTCGACGGCCCGCGGCGGCCCAGGCCGGCGTTCTCCTCCTGATACGTGCCGCGCACCCGCTCGCTGGTGACGACGAAGACGAGCGTGGCGGTCGCCATCGGCCAGCCCGGCGTGAGGCCGGCGAGGGGCCAGGCGCCGAGCGGTCCCAGATCGAGGTCCGCGATCGCCGGATGATCGCGGGGACCGTCGCCGACAGGCGCCTGCCAGACGATCTCGCCCCGGTTCAGGTCGATCGCGGTGAGCCGGCTCCAGGGAGGCTTGACGAGCGGCAGACCTTCCGGGCCGGCGGGAAACGTGAACGCCGGCAGGTAGTCGCGGTCGGAGGGCTGGCGCGCCGTCGGCGGGATGAGCGCCATCGTGCCCAGGCGCGTCTGCGACGGGACGAACAGGACGCCGCTGTGCGGATCGACGGCGGCGCCGCCCCAGTTCGCGCCGCCCGCCTGGCCGGGCAACTGAGCCATCACCCTCCGGCCCTCGCCGGCCAGGGTGGGCGGCGTGAACATCGGACCGCCGAGGAGCGTCTCGCGGTAGATCTCGAGCGCCTTTGCGTTGAGTTCCGGTGTGAAGTCGATCAGGTCGCTTTCGCGGACGCCCTGGCGGTCGAAGGGCGGCGGCTTCGTGGGGAAAGGCTGCATGCTCGCGGTCCATTCGCCGGGGACCAGGCTCTCGGGGACCTTGCGTTCCTCGATCGGCCACACCGGCTCGCCGGTCTTCCGGTCGAAGACGTAGGTGAAGGCCTGCTTGCTGACCTGAGCCACCGCCTCGATCAACTCACCGTCGACTTCGATGTCGAGCAGGATCGGCGCGCACGGAAAGTCGTAGTCCCACAGGCCGTGCCGGACCGCCTGGAAGTGCCACTTCTTTTCGCCGGTCGCCGTGTCGATGGCGACCAGGCTCTCGGCGTAGAGGTTGTCGCCGTGGCGGTGGCCTCCGTAGTAGTCGCTGGTCGGCGTGCTGGTGCCGAAGTAGACCCAGCCCGTCTCTTCGTCGCAGCTCATCCACGACCACACGTTGGTGTTGCCCGAGTAGCGCCATGACTCGTCGTGCCAGGTCTCGGCGCCGGGCTCGTCGCCCTGGGGCACGGTATGGAAGACCCACTTCTTCTGGCCGGTGCGGATGTCGTAGCCGCGGATGTGGCCGGCCGGCATCTCCTGGGTCAGGGCGAAGTCCATGATCGTCATGCCCATGAGGACGGTGTCGCCGCAGACGATGCCGGGCGAGTTCGCACCGGTGTCGCGCATCTGGTCGGGCCTTCCGATGTCGCCGCGCATGTCGACCATTCCCGCTTCGCCAAACTCGAGGTCGGGTTTACCCGTCTTCGCGTCCAGGGACACGAGTTGGTGGGTGCCGGTGACCAGCACGATCCGCTGCATGCCCCGGTGCTCCCAGAACTCGATGCCGCGCTGGGTGAAGCCGCCGTGGGTTGGAATCCCGCGCTCGTAGGCCTTCGGATCGTAGGTCCAGAGCTCTTCGCCGGTCGTGGGGTCGACCGCGCTCACGAGGTTCATGGCCGACACGGCGTAGAGCGTGTCGTTCACCATCAACGGCGTGCCCTTGAGGTCGCCGGCCAGGGTCTGCGCCTCGACCCGACTGTCGGGTGTCACCCAGCGCCAGGCGACCTCGAGTGCCGCCACGTTCGAGGCGTCGACCTGAGCCGCCGGCGAGTACTTCGTGCTGGCGCGGTCGGCGGCGTAGTGGCGCCACTCGATCGTCTCCTGCGCCGCCAGCGCCGCAGTCGAGAAGGTGAGGGCGGCAACGAGAAGCGGACGAGCGAGCACCGGGATCAGCGACCCTTGAATTCGGCGGGCCGCTTCTCGAGGAAGGCCATCACGCCTTCACGGGAGTCCTCGGTGGCGCCGGCCTCCGCCTGCAGCCTGGCCTCCAGGTCGAGCTGTTGTTCGTAGACGTTCTGCCAAGTCGCCCAGTACGCCTTGCGAATCAGGGCCAGGGAGCGCGGACCATTGGCCAGGCGGTGAGCCAGTTCCGTGGCGCCCTCCAGCAGGGAGTCCTGGTCGTCGTACAGCCGGTTGACCAGGCCCCACTCGAAGGCCTTGTCGGCCGGCAGACGTTCGGCCAGCATCGAGAGTTCGACCGCGCGGCCCCAGCCGATCAGGCGGGGCAGCATGAACGTGGCGCCGCCGTCGGGGACCAGGCCGATGCGCGCGAAGGCCTGGAGGAAGAACGCCTGCTTCGAGGCGCAGACCATGTCACCGAGCAGCGCGAAGCTCATGCCGACGCCGGCCGCCGCCCCATGGACCGCGGTGACAATGGGCATGTCCAGGTCGCGGAGGGAGAGCAGGAGAGGGTGGTAGTTGTTGCGCAGGTTCTCGCGGGCGGTCGGGTTCACCGCCCCCTCTTCCTGGTCGCCGCGGCCGGAGAGGTTGGCGCCGGAACAGAAGGCGCGGCCCGCGCCGGTGAGGAGAAGGGCGCGCACGCCGCTCTCCGGGTCGCGGATGCGCAGCACGGCGTCGCCGAGTTCGGCGATCATCCGGGCGTCCGTGGCGTTCAGGACTTCCGGGTGGTTGAGGGTGATCGTGGCGAGATTGCCGTCCCGTTCGAGCAGGATCCGTTCGTAGTTCATTCGCCTTCTCGTTAGCTCCGTGTACTTCACTCCGGGTACATCTCGCGCATCGCGTCGAGAGAACTGCGGATGAGCTGCTCCAGGACGTCCATGTCGACATCGGCGAGCTTGTTGACGTAGAGGCAGGACTTGCCCGTGCGATGCTTGCCGAGTCGCGACAGCAGGTCGTCGTAGTTCGAGAACCCGGGCATGACGTAGAGCGTCAGGCTCTGTTTGCGCGGCGAGAAGCCAATGCGCGGCCAGTCACCCTCACGGCCGCTCGCGTACCTGTAGTGGTAGCTGCCGAAGCCGACGATGGAGGAACCCCACATCGTCGGTTCTTCGCCGGTGATTCGCTTCATCATCTCAAGGACGACGAAGCTGTCCTCGCGGCGCCGCTCGTTCTCGACGCCGGTCAGGAATCCCTCGACGCTCGCGTCGTTCTTCTTCGTCTTCAGTTCGGCCATCTCGTTCGGCCCGGCGGCGCGGACGGAAGCGGCTACCGTAGCAGACAGGAACGCGTCGGCCGATACGGCAACACGCTGCTGTCATCCGTGCGCTCGATGACTCGCGCTCGGAGTGTTTCGCGTGTGGCGCGAGACGCGCCACACGGGTTGACTATGCTCCACGGGCGGTGAGTGCGAACGGCCACTTCTGCGTGATGGGGATCGGCGACATGGGTTTCCATATCGCCGAGGCCTTCGGTCGGGAGGGGCGGAGCCTCACCCTGATCGACCTCGACCCGGGCATGAGCGAGCGGATCGAGGAGGAACTCGACGCGGCGTTCGTGGTCGGCAACGGCGCCCACCAGGCCATTCTGGAGCGGGCGAACGTCGATCGGGCGGAGCTCTTCATCGCCGCGTCCTCCTCGGAGGAGGCGAACCTGGTGGCGTCGGTGATCGCCCGCAACCTCGGCGCCAAGCGCTGCGTCGTGCGGCTCGACACGTCCGAGGACTTGACCGTCTACCGCCGCTCCTACGAGCGGCTGTTCGGGGCCGATCTCCTCCTCTCGCCCCAGAGCCTGGCGACGAACGCGATCCTCAACATCGTGCTCGGCCACCATACGCACGAGGTCGACTACCTGGCCCGGGGCCGGTTCGAGTTGCGCACGATCCAGGTCCAGATCGGCAGCACGGTTGCCCGCCTTCCGCTCAGCGAGCTGCCGTTGCCCGAGGACGCGCGCATCGTCGGGTACTTCGATGGAGAGCACGAACTGTCGATCCCGGGGCCGGACCTGCGCGCGTCGCCCGGTGATCTGGCCATGGTGCTCTGTCGCACCCAGTCGACCCACGAGGTGGAGGAGCTCTTCGCCTCACGGATCGAGCATCCCCGCACCGTGGCAATCGCCGGCGGCAGCCCGGCTGCTGTAGCGGTGGTCAAGGCGCTGCGGAACGAGGTCAAGCGCATTCGCTGGATCGAGCGTGACCGGCGCCGCGCCGAGTTCTTCGCGCAGTCCTTTCCCGATGTCGAAGTGTTGCACGGCGATCCGATCGACGCCGCGACGATGGAAAGCGAGGGCCTCGGGCGGGCGGAGGTGCTGATTGCCGCCACCAGTCACGACGACAGCAACGTCGTGGCCGGTCTCATTGCGCAGGAGCTCGGCGTGCGCCGGGTCGTGGCGCTCATTCACCACACGACCAGCCGGCTCTGGAAGCGGGTCGGCGAGGTGGAACTCGTTTCGCCGCACTCGCTGGCGATCGACCACGTTCGCAACTTCGTCGCCAACGGCTACAAGGCAAACCTCGTCACTCTCGCCGACGGCGCCGTGCAGGTCGTTCAACGCGTGATCCACGAGGCGAGTCCGGCGGCCGGCGCCACCCTGGCCGACCTGCAGGCCCCCCGCGGCCTGATCGTCGGCGCGGTCGTACGCGGCGACCGCGTGTTCATGCCCGAGCGCAGCAACATGCTCCGCCCCGACGACCAGGTCATCCTCTTCGTCCACCGCTCCCAGACCCAGATGGCCCGGCTGCTGTTTCCGGGCAGTGAGAGCGAGGTCGCGAGCTGATTCCCGAGCGCTAAGCTAGGGGAAAGAACGACAGAGGGGGCATCGCCATGACAGACGCGCGGTCGAATCGTCCGTTCCTGATGGTTTCGGTGCAGTATGGAGCGACCGCGCTGGTGGCTGTCCTGGTGTCTCTGGCGACGGGGGAGCCCGCGGAGGCTCAGCGGGGTGGCGCACCGTCGGTGGACCTCGGCGGGGAGTGGATCCTGAACGAGGAGCTGAGCGACGACCCGCGGCAGGCGATGCGGCGGATGAGGATTGCGCGTGGAGCCCCTGGTGACGGTGGCTTCAGCGGCCGTGGCGGCAATGTCGGCCGTGGCGGCGGCGGTCGTCGCGGCGGCGGTAGTGCCGTTGGAGGCGGTGCCGGGGGCGCGGGTCGTGGAGGCGCCGGCGGCGCCGGAGCCGGAGGGGCCGGCGGCCAGGGTGGCCTCGGTCCTGGCGGGCCCGGTGGCGGTCAGGGAGGGCCGCCCGGGATCGGTCGTGGCGCCAGCGTTGGTGCGGACGCGCTCAGCATCCGGATGCTGGATGGCGGCGTTCAGATCGCGGACTCCCGGGGAGTGGCCCTCGTTCTGAAAACGGATCGCGAGTGGTACGAGGTCGGTGAGCGGCGGGAGATCCAGGCCTTCTGGAAGAAGGCGAAGCTGGTGACCCGGAACCGGGGACGTGGCGAGGCGCTCTT
Protein-coding regions in this window:
- a CDS encoding nitroreductase family protein, whose translation is MNADDFFELLSTARSVRRYSPEPIPDADLAKILYAASRAPSGTNRQPFRFIVLRDGPRARRARRLLGESFRRGWARKTEEEGWNRGSAADPDSPKSRVNRAIQHYVDHFERIPAVIIACYVRYRALTHSEGASVFPACQNLFLMARALGYGACYSGWHHAVAGELREILEIPDNVELSLTITIGKPLGRHGPLRRRPIRDTVFDDGWEQGAEWITDPPGARLSKRR
- a CDS encoding PQQ-binding-like beta-propeller repeat protein, which gives rise to MLARPLLVAALTFSTAALAAQETIEWRHYAADRASTKYSPAAQVDASNVAALEVAWRWVTPDSRVEAQTLAGDLKGTPLMVNDTLYAVSAMNLVSAVDPTTGEELWTYDPKAYERGIPTHGGFTQRGIEFWEHRGMQRIVLVTGTHQLVSLDAKTGKPDLEFGEAGMVDMRGDIGRPDQMRDTGANSPGIVCGDTVLMGMTIMDFALTQEMPAGHIRGYDIRTGQKKWVFHTVPQGDEPGAETWHDESWRYSGNTNVWSWMSCDEETGWVYFGTSTPTSDYYGGHRHGDNLYAESLVAIDTATGEKKWHFQAVRHGLWDYDFPCAPILLDIEVDGELIEAVAQVSKQAFTYVFDRKTGEPVWPIEERKVPESLVPGEWTASMQPFPTKPPPFDRQGVRESDLIDFTPELNAKALEIYRETLLGGPMFTPPTLAGEGRRVMAQLPGQAGGANWGGAAVDPHSGVLFVPSQTRLGTMALIPPTARQPSDRDYLPAFTFPAGPEGLPLVKPPWSRLTAIDLNRGEIVWQAPVGDGPRDHPAIADLDLGPLGAWPLAGLTPGWPMATATLVFVVTSERVRGTYQEENAGLGRRGPSTGFLYAFDKATGEEVWRTELPDTPGGGPMTYVVGGRQFIVVPVGNRGREHSLVAYALPAG
- a CDS encoding enoyl-CoA hydratase/isomerase, whose product is MNYERILLERDGNLATITLNHPEVLNATDARMIAELGDAVLRIRDPESGVRALLLTGAGRAFCSGANLSGRGDQEEGAVNPTARENLRNNYHPLLLSLRDLDMPIVTAVHGAAAGVGMSFALLGDMVCASKQAFFLQAFARIGLVPDGGATFMLPRLIGWGRAVELSMLAERLPADKAFEWGLVNRLYDDQDSLLEGATELAHRLANGPRSLALIRKAYWATWQNVYEQQLDLEARLQAEAGATEDSREGVMAFLEKRPAEFKGR
- a CDS encoding DUF1801 domain-containing protein, coding for MAELKTKKNDASVEGFLTGVENERRREDSFVVLEMMKRITGEEPTMWGSSIVGFGSYHYRYASGREGDWPRIGFSPRKQSLTLYVMPGFSNYDDLLSRLGKHRTGKSCLYVNKLADVDMDVLEQLIRSSLDAMREMYPE
- the trkA gene encoding Trk system potassium transporter TrkA, with amino-acid sequence MSANGHFCVMGIGDMGFHIAEAFGREGRSLTLIDLDPGMSERIEEELDAAFVVGNGAHQAILERANVDRAELFIAASSSEEANLVASVIARNLGAKRCVVRLDTSEDLTVYRRSYERLFGADLLLSPQSLATNAILNIVLGHHTHEVDYLARGRFELRTIQVQIGSTVARLPLSELPLPEDARIVGYFDGEHELSIPGPDLRASPGDLAMVLCRTQSTHEVEELFASRIEHPRTVAIAGGSPAAVAVVKALRNEVKRIRWIERDRRRAEFFAQSFPDVEVLHGDPIDAATMESEGLGRAEVLIAATSHDDSNVVAGLIAQELGVRRVVALIHHTTSRLWKRVGEVELVSPHSLAIDHVRNFVANGYKANLVTLADGAVQVVQRVIHEASPAAGATLADLQAPRGLIVGAVVRGDRVFMPERSNMLRPDDQVILFVHRSQTQMARLLFPGSESEVAS